The Neoarius graeffei isolate fNeoGra1 chromosome 7, fNeoGra1.pri, whole genome shotgun sequence genome includes a region encoding these proteins:
- the syt14a gene encoding synaptotagmin-14, protein MILVFLFLNNKLSIENVAPQPLDHYRKGRELADKGYGEADFQAWSSDSDDEVMGQYQEAMTRSRGLRSQCTGATAPHHKGFGWETQHKYCPLSAEYDGYSSEASAEDVNCIQRMRLTPPLDELQPPPYQDEDGSTSDLADTKSEAHDPESFSNAKGLEEDVPSDSTAVLSPEDLSVRGSSSPLLKLYSPDSAFSPFGTLHILFDYDLHQRCLSVTVTAVTDLPSPRRSPGIAWQLHLVLLPAKKQRAKMAVVRGRSLSETFRFSHVQSESIGNYGVRFRLYSISKIKKEKKLLGEKVFYLTKLNLQGKVAVPLPLEPCCSTTASESQTSVSAASCSETVSTFQSAGQRSSPEILLGLVYNATTGRLSVEVIKGCHFKNVATNKPPNTYVKLTLLNSMGQEMSKCKTSLCRGQPNPTYRETFVFQVALFQLSDVTLILSVYNKRSIKRKEMIGWISLGLNSSGEDELTHWTQMKESKGQQVCQWHSLLES, encoded by the exons ATGATTCTGGTTTTTTTGTTCCTCAATAATAAACTGTCCATTGAGAACGTTGCTCCTCAGCCGCTCGACCACTACAGGAAGGGCCGAGAGCTCGCAG ataaggGCTATGGAGAAGCTGATTTTCAGGCCTGGTCGTCAGACAGCGATGACGAGGTGATGGGTCAGTATCAGGAGGCCATGACACGGTCGCGGGGTCTCCGGAGCCAGTGCACAGGGGCCACAGCCCCTCACCATAAAGGCTTCGGCTGGGAGACACAGCACAAATACTGCCCCCTGTCAGCCGAGTATGACGGGTACAGCAGTGAGGCTTCTGCTGAGGacg TGAACTGTATTCAGAGGATGAGGTTGACTCCGCCCCTTGACGAGCTCCAGCCACCGCCCTATCAGGATGAAGACGGCTCGACCTCTGACCTCGCCGACACCAAGAGCGAAGCACATGACCCCGAGAGCTTCAGCAACGCCAAGGGCCTGGAGGAGGACGTCCCGAGTGACAGCACAGCTGTGCTCAGccccgag gaTCTGTCTGTCCGTggttcctcctctcctctcctgaaGCTTTACTCTCCCGACTCGGCCTTCTCTCCGTTCGGGACGCTGCACATCCTCTTCGACTACGATTTGCACCAGCGTTGCCTCTCCGTCACTGTAACCGCAGTGACCGACCTCCCATCGCCACGGCGATCACCAGGCATCGCCTGGCAGCTCCACCTGGTGCTGCTTCCCGCCAAAAAGCAGCGTGCCAAGATGGCCGtggtcagggggcggagcctcagCGAGACATTCCGCTTCAGTCACGTCCAGTCGGAGAGCATCGGGAACTACGGCGTGCGGTTTCGTCTCTACAGCATCAGCAAGATCAAGAAGGAGAAGAAGCTGCTGGGAGAGAAAGTGTTCTACCTCACCAAACTCAACCTGCAGGGCAAAGTGGCCGTCCCTCTGCCCCTGGAACCCTGCTGCAGCACCACC gccaGTGAGTCTCAGACGAGTGTGTCTGCTGCATCGTGCAGTGAGACAGTATCTACGTTCCAGTCTGCAGGTCAAAGGTCATCGCCTGAGATACTGCTCGGGCTTGTTTACAATGCCACTACGGGCCGCCTCTCTGTCGAGGTCATTAAGGGGTGTCACTTCAAAAACGTGGCAACCAACAAACCACCca ACACGTACGTGAAGCTGACCCTACTGAACTCCATGGGGCAGGAGATGTCCAAGTGTAAGACGTCGCTGTGCCGCGGCCAACCGAACCCCACCTACAGGGAGACGTTCGTGTTCCAGGTGGCGCTGTTCCAGCTGTCGGATGTCACGCTCATCCTCTCCGTCTACAACAAGCGCAGCATCAAGCGCAAGGAGATGATCGGCTGGATCTCCCTGGGCCTGAATAGCTCCGGCGAGGACGAGCTCACGCACTGGACTCAGATGAAGGAGTCTAAAGGACAGCAGGTGTGTCAATGGCACAGTCTGCTCGAGTCTTAG